The Streptomyces sp. A2-16 sequence GGATCCACATGCCCGCGATCAGCCAGTAGGCGCGAACCCCCTCGCCCAGCCGGGACGTCTCAGCCACCCTGCACCACCACCCGCCGCGTCGCCGCCGACTGCAGCAGCCGCCCGGCCGCCAGCAGCACCACCGCCCACGTCGCCTGGAAGGCGTACGCCCCGAGCGGGTCGGTCTCCCCCATCAGCACGTCCGCCGGCATCTGGAGCTGCGCCGCCCACGGCAGCGCCCGCACGATGTCGCCCAGCACCCCCGGGAAGGCGTTGAGCGGGAACACGATGCCCGAGCAGAAGACGCCCGTGATCATCACGGCCTGCATGATGCCCATGCCGTCCATCAGCCAGAACACGCTCAGCGCCGCGAGATAGCGGATCCCGAAGCTGACGATCATCGCGAGCAGCAGCGACACGAACAGGGCCGCCCAGGACATGACGTCGGTGGGCAGCGCCATCGGGAAGAACAGCGCGCCGAAGGCGAAGGGGATCACCCCGCGCCCGATCAGCTGGAACAGCGAGCGGCCCAAGTCGCTCGCCAGCCACCACAGTTGGAGGTCGGCAGGACGGTACAGGTCGACCGCGATCTCACCCGTGCGGATCCGCTCGATCACGTCCTTCTCGGCGCCGCCGCCCTGGAGGGCCAGCGTCGAGTACAGGCACTGCCCCAGCCAGACGTAGGTCACCGCCTGCGCCTGGTCGTAACCTCCCAGGTGAGGCTTCTCGTCCCACAGCGCGAGATACGTGTAGACGAGGATCACACCGAAGACCGTGTTGGTGAACACCCCTGCGAACGTGGCCGCGCGATACGTCGCGTACCGTCTGAATCCCCCTGCCGCGACGGCCGCGTACAACCGCCAGGAACCCACATCAACAGCCCTCCTCGGCGCGCCGACACCAAAGCGCAGGAGCCTAGTGCGCAGGTGATGGGGCGAGCCACCCATTTTCCCGGGCGAGACGCGCGCCATATCCGGGAACGGAACGCATGGTGCGAGAGTCTTCAACAGGGGACGCAGAAGGCGTAACGAGGTCGTACGGGAACGTACGACGCGAAACAGGAGTCC is a genomic window containing:
- a CDS encoding ABC-2 family transporter protein, with protein sequence MGSWRLYAAVAAGGFRRYATYRAATFAGVFTNTVFGVILVYTYLALWDEKPHLGGYDQAQAVTYVWLGQCLYSTLALQGGGAEKDVIERIRTGEIAVDLYRPADLQLWWLASDLGRSLFQLIGRGVIPFAFGALFFPMALPTDVMSWAALFVSLLLAMIVSFGIRYLAALSVFWLMDGMGIMQAVMITGVFCSGIVFPLNAFPGVLGDIVRALPWAAQLQMPADVLMGETDPLGAYAFQATWAVVLLAAGRLLQSAATRRVVVQGG